A window from candidate division WOR-3 bacterium encodes these proteins:
- a CDS encoding ABC transporter ATP-binding protein, producing the protein MLDYNKAIMRFLKFLKPYWRKGLFAFCFMLLSVGLQLPMPFLTRYLIDKVIILKNFQLLNIIGFVITGILFIRSASIFLESFLLTTFRGRVLFDIRLKLFEHIQKLSLTFFHKKETGYLMSRLSDDVNAVQGLLADTLVSAAQNILTFIAGFACTIYIHPKLAAICFLILPFYLLSLTIFNRRIRNMSYDVRERYALVSKDLQELLSGISVIKAFTGEKRVTIKMLSRIKEAIRKEVRLDITATIASISSVIISSAGPIVLIWYGCAEIMRGNLTIGSLIAFNSFIGYLFGPTRNLYNLNLRVQRSLAAVQRIFEILALTPEKEGKKNIEIRQGEVVFEKVSFSYNGAEEVLKDISFRARPGEVVAIVGRSGVGKTTLVSLILKFFESTKGRILIDGVDISEVNLKSLRKQIGICSQETFLFSDTIRENIRFGNPEAKNGEIEEAAKLAYADVFIKDLPEGYDTKVGERGVNLSGGERQRIAIARAIVKDPKILILDEATSQLDSESENLIQKALKNLLKNRTTFIIAHRFSTIRNADKIFVLSNGRIIAKGKHRELYRNCIPYRKLCKKQLIKSQFFDFA; encoded by the coding sequence ATGTTAGACTATAACAAAGCAATTATGAGATTCCTTAAATTTCTCAAACCCTATTGGCGCAAGGGTTTGTTTGCATTTTGCTTTATGCTTCTCTCAGTTGGTTTGCAATTACCAATGCCATTTTTAACGCGTTATTTGATTGATAAAGTTATCATTCTCAAAAATTTTCAATTGCTCAATATTATCGGTTTTGTGATTACTGGTATTCTATTTATTCGCTCGGCCTCGATATTTTTAGAAAGTTTTTTATTAACCACATTCCGCGGACGGGTTCTATTTGATATAAGACTAAAACTCTTTGAGCATATCCAGAAACTTTCCCTCACTTTTTTTCATAAAAAAGAGACCGGTTATTTGATGTCCCGTTTGAGCGATGATGTGAATGCGGTTCAAGGTTTACTTGCAGATACTCTGGTCTCTGCCGCTCAGAATATTCTCACCTTTATTGCTGGTTTTGCCTGCACAATCTATATTCATCCAAAGCTGGCTGCTATTTGTTTTTTAATTCTTCCTTTTTATCTATTATCTTTAACGATTTTCAACAGACGAATTAGAAATATGAGTTACGATGTAAGAGAACGTTATGCCTTAGTGAGTAAAGATTTACAGGAACTATTATCTGGAATTTCTGTGATTAAGGCATTTACAGGCGAAAAAAGGGTGACGATAAAAATGTTAAGTAGAATAAAAGAGGCAATTAGAAAAGAAGTCAGACTTGATATTACCGCCACGATTGCTTCAATCTCTTCGGTTATAATTTCTTCGGCTGGACCAATTGTCCTTATCTGGTATGGTTGCGCTGAAATAATGCGTGGGAATTTGACTATTGGTAGTTTGATTGCTTTTAATTCTTTCATCGGTTATCTATTTGGACCCACAAGAAATTTGTATAATCTAAATTTGAGAGTTCAGCGCTCGCTTGCTGCAGTACAAAGAATTTTTGAGATTTTAGCTTTAACTCCCGAGAAAGAAGGAAAAAAGAATATAGAGATAAGACAGGGTGAAGTTGTGTTTGAGAAAGTTTCTTTTTCTTATAATGGTGCTGAAGAGGTTCTAAAAGATATTTCTTTTAGAGCAAGACCCGGGGAGGTAGTGGCGATTGTGGGAAGAAGCGGTGTTGGTAAGACTACATTGGTTTCTTTGATTCTAAAATTCTTTGAGTCAACCAAAGGCAGGATTTTGATTGATGGGGTTGATATAAGTGAGGTAAATCTTAAATCATTAAGAAAGCAAATCGGGATATGTTCTCAAGAGACATTTTTGTTTTCTGATACGATAAGAGAGAACATCAGATTTGGTAATCCAGAGGCGAAAAATGGTGAGATTGAAGAGGCGGCAAAACTTGCCTATGCGGATGTATTTATAAAAGATTTGCCTGAGGGTTATGATACCAAAGTTGGTGAGCGGGGTGTCAATCTTTCTGGGGGCGAGCGTCAGCGGATAGCGATTGCAAGAGCGATAGTGAAGGACCCCAAAATTTTAATTTTAGATGAAGCGACATCTCAGCTTGATTCAGAATCAGAAAATTTGATTCAAAAGGCATTAAAAAATTTATTAAAGAACCGCACAACTTTTATAATTGCACATCGGTTTTCAACTATCAGAAACGCAGATAAGATATTTGTTTTGAGTAATGGCCGGATTATAGCAAAAGGAAAGCACAGAGAACTTTATAGAAATTGCATTCCGTATCGAAAACTTTGCAAAAAACAATTGATTAAATCGCAATTTTTTGATTTTGCTTGA
- a CDS encoding radical SAM protein, producing the protein MKISLIFPPHWDIESPYPSLPCLTAFLRKKGHKVFQYDLNIELFNYLLTTEFLEKAVEHIHSRYKELSSAKFLDLTTARLLAKMEEIIVCGKYVAKDIEDAKGILRVLPDRNKLKEYIIKVDWAWRCINRGFNIITVAFLYPSYVGKDYYLFNPAVETLGQVINVYKRFPGEITSFLRARVEQIIATNPQIIGISIVSIVQLTFALLLSEFIRERNKNIFIVFGGPFLSLFAKECFKLKSLLNYIDGIIFYEGEQALDDLCDSLSGCKSWYNCRNLFWKKNKSYVCNKPFYYEDPNFLPPPDYDGLPLKLYLSPRLVIGLPVAIGCYWNKCTFCSYNNNYFGPYREKSPSKIAADMSYLAQKYDTNLFHLISSCISPRWADLLANKITDQGFLWTGMFRFEKSLSRNILKKLKSSGLYQIQFGLESASPRILKLMCKGIDLNAARNILRRCKELGIFVHIYVINNFPTETTYDFMQTLNFLKQQKRNITSFFITEFVLALNSPIWKDPSKFGLAEEVQQYFMKNKADIILFPGIEIKHRRDITTQLLADFASQLEDSFKSFNHYRYYYRMPTFHGASIYMLMALTTIKGNFQTNIDTGTKKQINIAKFSFCKWKEGLIFHTFTYPEREIKRNGLPDMSMVVRPTSPNKTEDFTKWYKIYIFDPKTEKLIRLAGELNTILTDLGSWINVDNLIDKFAKEMNTSKTIAKKLVYKFLNLLYTKGLIFIKQINGAKI; encoded by the coding sequence ATGAAGATCTCATTGATTTTCCCACCGCATTGGGACATAGAATCTCCCTATCCAAGTTTACCTTGTCTTACAGCTTTCTTGCGAAAGAAAGGTCATAAAGTGTTTCAATATGATCTTAATATAGAGCTATTCAACTATTTATTAACAACAGAATTTTTGGAAAAAGCAGTTGAGCATATTCACAGTCGTTACAAGGAATTAAGCAGTGCAAAATTTTTAGATCTCACCACCGCAAGGCTTCTTGCAAAAATGGAAGAGATAATAGTATGTGGAAAATATGTAGCAAAAGATATTGAAGATGCAAAGGGGATATTGCGGGTCCTCCCTGATAGAAATAAACTTAAAGAATATATAATAAAAGTTGATTGGGCCTGGCGGTGTATTAACCGTGGATTTAATATTATAACCGTTGCATTCCTTTACCCTAGTTATGTGGGAAAAGATTACTATCTGTTTAATCCGGCTGTAGAAACTCTAGGGCAAGTGATTAACGTATATAAACGATTCCCCGGCGAAATTACATCTTTCCTAAGGGCAAGAGTTGAACAGATAATAGCCACCAATCCACAAATAATAGGTATATCCATAGTCAGTATTGTGCAGCTTACATTCGCCCTTTTATTAAGTGAATTTATCCGTGAGCGAAATAAAAACATCTTTATTGTGTTCGGCGGACCATTTTTGTCTCTCTTTGCCAAAGAGTGCTTTAAACTCAAGTCTTTGTTGAATTACATTGACGGTATTATTTTTTATGAGGGCGAACAGGCTTTGGATGATTTATGTGATTCCCTCTCAGGATGTAAGTCATGGTACAACTGCCGCAATCTCTTTTGGAAAAAAAATAAGAGTTATGTATGCAATAAGCCATTCTATTATGAAGACCCTAATTTTTTACCACCTCCAGACTATGATGGGCTGCCTCTTAAATTATACCTTTCGCCTCGATTAGTGATTGGGTTACCAGTAGCGATTGGTTGTTATTGGAACAAATGCACCTTTTGTTCGTATAACAACAATTATTTTGGCCCTTATCGCGAAAAATCACCATCAAAAATAGCTGCAGATATGAGTTATCTTGCACAAAAATATGATACTAATCTATTCCATCTTATATCTTCCTGCATCTCACCAAGATGGGCAGACTTACTTGCTAACAAAATCACTGATCAGGGTTTTTTATGGACAGGAATGTTTAGATTTGAGAAAAGTTTATCTAGAAATATTTTAAAAAAACTTAAGAGCAGTGGATTATACCAAATCCAGTTTGGGCTTGAGTCGGCCTCACCCAGGATACTTAAATTAATGTGTAAAGGTATTGATTTGAACGCTGCAAGAAATATATTACGGCGATGCAAAGAATTAGGAATTTTTGTACATATTTATGTGATAAACAACTTCCCCACTGAAACGACGTATGATTTTATGCAGACATTAAATTTTTTAAAACAACAAAAGAGAAATATTACATCTTTTTTCATAACTGAATTTGTGCTAGCTTTAAATTCTCCAATCTGGAAAGATCCCTCAAAATTCGGACTGGCAGAAGAAGTTCAACAGTATTTTATGAAAAATAAAGCGGATATCATTCTATTTCCAGGTATAGAAATAAAACATCGCAGAGATATTACGACACAATTACTTGCTGATTTTGCAAGTCAATTAGAGGATAGTTTTAAAAGTTTTAATCATTATCGGTATTATTATCGAATGCCAACATTTCACGGGGCTTCTATTTATATGTTAATGGCATTAACTACAATAAAAGGAAATTTTCAAACAAACATAGATACAGGAACAAAAAAACAAATCAATATTGCAAAATTCTCGTTTTGTAAGTGGAAAGAAGGATTAATTTTTCATACTTTTACTTATCCTGAAAGAGAGATTAAAAGAAACGGATTACCCGATATGTCAATGGTTGTTCGCCCGACTTCCCCAAATAAAACAGAAGATTTTACTAAATGGTACAAAATTTACATTTTTGATCCTAAAACAGAAAAACTCATTCGTTTAGCTGGGGAATTAAATACTATATTGACCGACTTAGGTAGCTGGATTAATGTGGATAACTTAATAGATAAGTTTGCCAAAGAAATGAATACTTCAAAAACAATCGCAAAAAAACTTGTATACAAATTTCTTAACTTATTATATACTAAGGGACTAATTTTTATCAAACAAATAAACGGAGCGAAAATTTGA
- a CDS encoding radical SAM protein codes for MKHNTGTLINLFIPNRKTSRPLHPLPMGCLSLLAVLEKNRLFTKFYDYQFYAKRNPFDPANIVALVEPNLQWLGISCLNDMLPFACLAADGVKKIYPHITIILGGPGPTPVAEELLKTFSFIDVVVRGEGEETIVELVKQIVEGKSRDFSNIKGIVYRARTGEIISNPPRPRIKDLNTLPLPAFSKVDLHRYNSFSFMTTRGCPFRCAFCEVGNIWGQNVYRYSVTKVGEILEYLYREHHIEKISFDDDNFVLDRNRVHSICNELGKRNIKLTWNCLARVDAISLPLLKKMKEYGCEGIFYGIESGDNSVLSQIKSNVTVEQSVAVVYDTLEAQLNPTVSFIWGFPFENINQFYKTLFLTIFFRLLGCQERIALLSSCRGSPLYKKFGKKLCTDRTIMETNPNVSIKPIGKYNYQLVDLILQYPQLFSSFYTYEHKDLRIKNEIMQKFMRWWPG; via the coding sequence ATGAAACATAACACTGGAACATTGATTAACCTATTTATTCCTAATCGTAAAACAAGCAGACCACTGCATCCACTACCTATGGGATGTTTATCCTTACTTGCTGTTCTTGAAAAAAATAGATTATTTACAAAATTTTATGATTATCAGTTTTATGCTAAAAGAAACCCTTTTGATCCGGCGAATATCGTTGCCCTGGTGGAACCTAACCTTCAATGGCTTGGAATTAGTTGTTTAAATGATATGTTGCCTTTCGCGTGTTTAGCAGCTGATGGGGTTAAAAAAATATATCCTCATATAACAATAATTCTAGGTGGTCCCGGTCCTACTCCGGTGGCTGAAGAGCTCTTGAAGACTTTCAGTTTTATTGATGTAGTTGTGCGAGGGGAAGGAGAAGAAACGATAGTTGAATTAGTAAAACAAATAGTTGAAGGTAAAAGCCGTGACTTTAGTAATATTAAGGGTATAGTCTACCGGGCACGAACAGGTGAAATTATTTCCAATCCTCCGCGTCCCCGGATAAAAGATTTAAACACCCTCCCTTTGCCTGCTTTTTCAAAAGTTGATTTACATAGATACAATAGTTTTTCCTTTATGACCACAAGAGGTTGTCCCTTTAGATGTGCTTTTTGTGAAGTTGGGAATATTTGGGGTCAAAATGTTTACCGCTATTCTGTGACAAAGGTCGGTGAAATACTAGAATATCTATACAGAGAACATCATATTGAAAAAATAAGCTTCGATGACGATAATTTTGTCTTGGACAGAAATCGCGTGCATTCAATCTGTAATGAATTAGGTAAAAGAAATATTAAACTGACCTGGAATTGTTTGGCTCGAGTTGATGCAATAAGTCTTCCTTTATTGAAAAAGATGAAAGAATATGGATGCGAAGGAATATTTTATGGGATTGAAAGCGGGGATAATTCTGTTTTATCACAAATCAAATCAAATGTTACAGTAGAACAATCTGTTGCGGTAGTTTATGATACATTAGAGGCACAACTTAACCCGACGGTATCATTTATCTGGGGTTTTCCCTTTGAAAATATCAATCAGTTTTATAAAACTCTCTTCTTGACTATTTTTTTCCGGCTTCTCGGGTGTCAAGAAAGAATTGCCTTATTATCATCTTGTCGTGGTTCTCCTTTGTACAAAAAATTCGGCAAAAAATTGTGCACTGATCGCACAATAATGGAAACAAATCCTAATGTTTCAATAAAACCCATAGGTAAATATAATTATCAATTGGTTGACTTAATTTTACAATATCCGCAATTATTCTCTTCTTTTTATACATACGAACATAAGGATCTAAGAATTAAAAATGAAATCATGCAGAAATTTATGAGGTGGTGGCCTGGTTAA
- a CDS encoding tetratricopeptide repeat protein, which yields MATKYSRFIKTNEELRNLLVENKLLDKKRLKYQSVFEGTCGILNLIIEENLYLARDKFIKALRKKLHSPMIYYFLGVIHRKIGKYVKAMQEFNEVISLDPSFFAAEFQKGRILSDQHEWHKALIYYKRLLKKYCCGEAEPSEQIAFIYQELGRAALALSDWERAIEYFKEVVKRRPEDVKVMNNIAVAYLKIGRITEGEKWLLEAQKITPEENTIKQNLRLCNKLKRLKMNKKV from the coding sequence ATGGCAACAAAATACTCGCGTTTTATTAAGACTAATGAAGAACTAAGAAATTTGCTGGTTGAAAATAAACTGTTAGATAAAAAACGACTGAAATATCAATCAGTGTTTGAGGGCACGTGTGGCATTTTAAATCTTATTATTGAGGAAAATTTATATTTAGCTAGGGATAAGTTTATCAAAGCCCTCAGAAAAAAACTACATTCTCCTATGATTTATTATTTTCTTGGTGTTATACATCGCAAAATAGGAAAATATGTTAAAGCTATGCAGGAGTTTAATGAAGTCATAAGTTTAGACCCGTCATTCTTTGCTGCTGAGTTTCAAAAGGGAAGAATATTAAGTGATCAGCACGAATGGCACAAGGCTTTAATTTATTATAAAAGGCTATTAAAAAAGTATTGTTGTGGAGAAGCCGAACCTTCTGAGCAAATAGCTTTCATATATCAGGAACTAGGCCGTGCGGCGTTAGCCTTGAGTGATTGGGAAAGGGCGATAGAATACTTCAAGGAAGTAGTTAAACGGAGGCCGGAAGATGTAAAAGTTATGAATAATATAGCTGTCGCTTATTTAAAAATTGGAAGAATTACGGAAGGTGAAAAATGGTTATTAGAGGCTCAGAAAATCACGCCGGAAGAAAACACGATAAAGCAAAATTTGCGATTATGTAACAAATTAAAGAGATTGAAGATGAATAAAAAAGTATGA